TAGACATTGACGCCTAGGAACACGCCGATCGCCGTTGCGACGCCCTTGCCCCCCTTGAAGCGGTAGTAAAGCGGGTAAAGATGCCCCAGAAAGGCTGCGATGCCAATCAGGATCAACCAGTTATAGTTCAGGTCAAACAGCCTGCCGACCAGCACAGGGATCAGCCCCTTGAGCAAATCCCCCACCAGGGTGATAGCTGCCGCCTTCTTGCCGCCATGCCGCAATACATTGGTCGCACCGGGGTTGTTGGAGCCTATGGTGCGCGGGTCGGGCAGCCCCATCAGCTTGCAGGTGATGATGGCAGTGGAAATGGAGCCGAGCAGGTAGGCAAGCACAATCAGCAAGTATGGCATGGCGTTATCCGTGGTCAAAGGTCGATTATTGTAAAACCGTAATGCTAGCAGAGAAGCACAGTCCGTTGACATACAGTTTGCCAGTGTCAGCCCTGAGTATGGCCTGATGGCGAGCCAGCCTATCTGTGCTACAGTACGCCGCCATCAACGATACAAGACTTGGGCGGGGAACCAAATGACTGAAACAAAACCAAAAGCGGCGGCAAAACCGGCGGCAGAAGTACACATGAACACTGATCACGGGCTTGACGCAGCGCTGGAACAGATTCAGGAAGAAACCAGTAAGCACACCCGGCAGCAGCAGAAAATTATGCAGCAGCTGGCGCATGACATTGAAGCAACCTTCGGGCGTATCCAGCAAAACATCCAGAATCGCGAGCAAGTACAGCATCAAGTTACCGAGGAATTGCTCAACAGCATCCGTGCGCGATTCTCGGCTTATGACGAACAGCGCGAACACATCCTGGAAACCATGACCCAGCGTGAGCACGCGCAAAACACCATTACCCAGGAACTGCTGGAAAACATCAGCAAGCGCTTCGCCCTCCAGGAAGAGCAGCGTGAAAGCATCCTGCAAGGGCTGCGCAGCGCGTTCGAGCAGATCCAGCTTGATAACCAGGAGCGCGATTCACACCACGACTCCATGCTGGAAGCGTTGGCACAGCGGATGCGCGACATGAACCAAGAAATGCAGAACAGTAGTCAGGCGCGTGACCAAAGCCAGGAAAAAATGCTCCATTCGCTGACCGGCCATTTGAAGCTGATGCAGGAAGAGATGCGCCAGGAACAGCGCGAGCATGAAACCCTGATCAAGGCCGAGCGCGAACACCACGAGCGCAACTACCGGCGTGTCCGCTGGCTGGCCTTGCCCGGCATGGTGCTGGCTGGGCTGGCCGTGTTCTATATGGTGCACATCGTCAACGTCATGGAAGATGCGATGGGGTCAATGAGTGGTGACATGAAGGCCATCAAGGGAACCATGCAGGGCATGTCCACCAATATGGATCAGATCACCGCCTACACCGGCGACATGTCACAATCCGTCGGTAGTATGCAGCCGATGGCGGCGGACATGAAAACCATGAGTCAGGACATGGCCAACATGACGCAAAACGTGCAGGGGCTACACGACAGCACGCAGCAGATGAACCAGAACGTGGCCTACATGGGGCAGGATGTGAACCATATGAGCAGGCAGGTTGCCCCGACCATGAAGGGGATGCGGGCCATGATGCCTTGGGAATGGAAGTAACAGAAGGGGAGTATTGATTGCAGCACCTTTATTCACATACTGTTGGCAAAGGCAGGCCGCTGGTGCTTCTGCATGGCTGGGGAATGAACAGCCGCGTGTGGGGGCCTGTCCTGTCCGAGCTGGAAAAGCTTGCCCGGGTCACCTGCATCGACCTGCCGGGGCACGGCAACAACAGCCATTTGCCGCTTGGCTTGCTGGAAACCGCCATCGACCAACTTGCCGGTCACATTCCGCAAGACGCGATCATGATGGGCTGGTCGCTGGGCGGCCTGATTGCGCAAGGTCTGGCGCATGCCCTGCCGGACAAGGTTGCCGGTCTGGCCATGATTGCCAGCACCCCCAAATTCGTGGCGGAAGGCGGCTGGCAGCACGGTGTTAGCCCTGAGTTGCTCGCCACTTTCGGCAATAACCTGCAAGTTGACTATATGGGAACGGTACGGCGCTTTTTCGCCCTGCAATTTCTCAATACCAAAACCGATAGCCGTATGGTCAACGTCCTGCGGGAAACCATCATGGAACAGCCTGCCAGTATCAGCGCGCTGGAAGATGGCCTCAACATCTTACGTACTGCCGATTTTTCGCAGATGCCAGTCAAACAGCCCAGCCTGTGGATGCTGGGGAAGCTCGACAAGCTGATTCCGGTGTCGTTGGCTGACGCGCTGCCCGGTATGGGGTATGGGCATATCGCACTGATCAATAGCGCAGCACATGTGCCTTTCGTGACTCACCCGGCGATTTTCATGGGGCATGTTGGAGCATTTCTGAAAACATTCTGATGAGGTTGTGCTGGCTTATGCCATCAGTGTATAATCGCCGCCTTTTTAGCAACCCTTAAATCTGGAGCCTAGGCGAATGTCTCTGAGTGCAGAAGAAAAGGCTGGTGTTGTCGCGCAATACCGCCAATCAGATACAGATACCGGGTCCCCGGAGGTGCAGGTTGCGCTGCTGACAGCGCGTATCAAGCATCTGGCGGACCATTTTGCAAACCACAAACATGACCATCATTCCCGTCGCGGTATGCTGGCCATGGTAAACCAGCGCCGCAAGCTGCTGGATTACCTCAAGCGCAAGGATTTGGGCCGTTACCAAGCCCTGATCAGCAGCCTCGGCCTGCGTCGCTAATCCGATACAAGCCAGACAAAACACCGCCTTTGTGCGGTGTTTTGTTATATAGATTTTGATTTTTTAAAGTAAGTTCGTCACGCAGTAAGGTTGTTGAAAAGGGTTTTGCCATCAACCTTCGTCAAAATTCTTCTCAACAGCCTGCCCGTGACACCCCACAAAATCCAATGAATCCTTATAAGGAAAAGAAACGTAATGGCTAAAATTACCAAAACATTCCAGTACGGTAACAACACCGTCACTATCGAAACCGGCGAAATCGCCAAACAGGCCAGTGCTGCTGTTATCGTCAATATGGACGATACCTGCGTACTGGTCACCGTCGTAGGCCAGAAAAACGCGGTTGAAGGCCGTGATTTCTTCCCGATGACTGTTGATTATCAGGAAAAATTCTATGCAGCAGGTCGCATTCCCGGCGGTTTCTTCAAGCGTGAAACCCGCGCAACTGAAGAAGAAACGCTGGTTGCACGCCTGATCGACCGCCCGCTGCGCCCGCTGTTTCCGGATGGCTTCACCAACGAAGTTCAGGTTATCGCCATGGTTGTTTCCATGAACCCCGAAGTTCCGGCTGACATTCCGGCCATGATCGGTGCATCCGCTGCGATGGCGCTGTCCGGTATGCCTTTCCAAGGCCCTATCGGTGCTGCCCGTGTTGGCTACCGTAATGGTGAATACCTGTTGAACCCTTCCAAAGCTGACCTGGCCACTTCCGGTCTCGATTTGGTGATTGCCGGTACTGATGCAGCTGTACTGATGGTTGAATCCGAAGCGAAAGAACTGAGCGAAGATGTGATGCTGGGCTCTGTCATTTTCGGTCACGACCAGATGCAGGTTGTTATCAACGCGATTAACGAACTGACCAAGGAAGCTGGCACTGTTGCATGGGACTGGTCTGCACCAGAAGCCAATACTGCATTGCAGGCAGCCGTTGCTGGCGAGTGCGAAGCGCCTCTGACCGAAGCGTTCCAGATTGCTGACAAGCAACAGCGTTATGGCCGTATCGACGAAGTGCTGGTTGCTGCGGTGGAAAAACTGACCGCGAAAGAAGGCGAAGAAGGCTTCTCCGCTGACGACATCAAGGGCGAGTTCAAGAACGTTGAGAAGAAAATCGTGCGCGGCAGCATCCTCGACGGCAAGCCACGTATCGATGGTCGTGCACTGGATATGGTTCGCCCGATTACTGTCCGTCTGGGCGTGCTGCCACGCGCACACGGTTCCGCGCTGTTCACCCGTGGCGAAACCCAGGCGCTGGTTGTTACCACGCTGGGTACTGAGCGCGATGCACAGGTTATCGACGCAATTACCGGCGAATACAAGGATAACTTCCTGTTCAACTACAACTTCCCACCGTACTCTGTGGGTGAAGTTGGCCGTTTCGGCGCGCCAAAGCGTCGTGAAATCGGCCATGGCCGTCTGGCCAAACGTGGTGTGAAAGCCATGGTGCCGAACACGGATGATTTTCCGTACACCATCCGCTGCGTCTCCGAAATCACCGAATCCAACGGTTCCAGCTCCATGGCTAGCGTGTGCGGTAGTTCCCTGGCGATGATGGACGCAGGCGTTCCCTTGAAAGCGCCGGTTGCGGGTATCGCGATGGGTCTGATCAAGGAAGGCGACCGTTTCGCAGTTCTGTCCGACATTCTCGGTGATGAAGACCACCTCGGCGACATGGACTTCAAGGTAGCCGGTTCCTCCGAAGGCATCACCGCGCTGCAAATGGACATCAAAATCAACGGCATCACCAAGGAAATCATGCAGCAGGCACTGACCCAGGCGAAAGCGGGCCGTCTGCATATCCTCGGCGAAATGGCCAAAGGCATCGAAGCGCCACGTGACGAGATTTCCCAGTACGCGCCACGTTACGTCACCATGAAGATCAACCCGGAAAAAATCCGCGAAGTGATTGGCAAGGGTGGCGAAACCATCCGTGGTATTACCGAGAAGACCGGTTGCAGCATCGACATTAACGACGAAGGTTTTATCAAGATTGCGGCAGTTGATGCCAAGGCTGCTTACGAAGCGCGTGCCATCATTGAATCCATCACTGCCGAGGTGGAACTGAACAAGGTTTACGAAGGCAAGGTTGCACGCATCATGGACTTCGGCGCATTCGTCACCATCCTGCCGGGCAAGGACGGTCTGCTGCACATTTCCCAGATCAGCAACGAGCGTGTTGAGAACGTAACCGACCACCTGAACGTGGGTGACACTGTGCGCGTCAAAGTTATCGAGATTGACCGTCAGGGGCGTCTGCGTCTGAGCGCGAAAGCCATCGCTGAAGGCGAATAATCCGCACTTCCATCCTGCAAACCTTTCTTCCCTTGCTGGAGGAAGGGTTTTTAAATCAGTGGCTAATGCGTGATGTCTAAAGTTAATTGTAAGAACAGTTCACGTATCACCTTCTACATCCCCGGCTTGTTCCAGCCCCTAGGGTTGTGGTGTAAAGACTTTGCTTTTCAGCCAGTGGCAGAAAACCTGTTACGCCTGAGCGCAAATGCCGGTGTGGAAAACCTACCCGTGACCGGTCTGGAAAATACCTTGTTCCACTGTGCCGGGCATCCTGCTGACACCGAGCTTCCCTTTGCCCGCTACCGTTACCAACTGGATTTTGGCGCATTGCCACGGCAGCCATTGATGTGCGCTGACCCGGTTTTCCTGCAAAGCGGTATTGACCAGGTATTGCTGCACCCGGAATTACCGCTAATCTCACCGCAGGAGCTGGGGGAATTGCTGGCTCTGTTAAACCGCCATCTGGCCGAAGACGGTTTGCAGCTGGAGGCGCAGCACCCACAACGCTGGTATTTGCTGGGTGAAAGGGTAAATGACCCTACATTACGTACTACACCTCTTTCCCAGGTGCTGGGGCAGGGTATCTTCCAGCTACTACCGCAAGGTAACAAGCGCTACTGGCATTGCCTGCTGAACGAAATCCAGATGCTCCTGCACACCAGCGGCATCCCAGCCGTCAACGGCCTCTGGCTGTGGGGAGCCTCCAGCCCATTTTCACTCCCACCTTTGCAAAAGGGGGGGCAGGGGGGATTTCTCGGCCCATCCGTCACCGCCCAAACCTTGTCAATAGCGACTGATACCGCCCATCAACCCGTCAGCAAATGGGCGGAATGCACATTCGGTTCTGGCGAATACCAGATCATCCTCGACGATTTGCTAATCCCCTCGGTCAGCGATAACCCCCAGGCATGGCAACAGGCTGTCGATAAGCTGGAAAAAGACTGGTTTGCGCCCGCGCTTTCCACCATGAAAAGCGGCCAGTTTACTGTCAGCCTGACAGCCTGCGACGGGCGAATCTTTTATGCTGAACCGGCATCCGCCTGGAAATTCTGGCAAAAGCGATCTGCGGGCTGGGAACAGCTTATTTGATACTGGTAACAATGCTCTCGAAGCTACCGTCGTGCAATGTGGTGGAAACCGTTTCACCCAACCGGAGAGGAGTGGTGTTGCGTAAGACCTGCCCGGTTTGCGCATGGTGCACGATACTGTAGCCGCGTTCCAGCGTGCCCAAAGGACTCAATGCGTGTAACTGGCCTGCCTGCATCTGCAAACGGCGTCGGGCTTTTTCCAGTTGTTGCTGTATGTGCACGGCAAGCGTCTGACGGTTACGGGCAAGTTGTTCCTGCTGCTGGCGGATTTGCCGGGCAGGCGACTGGTTCCGCAGGCGGGTTTGCAGGTTGGCAAACCGCTCCTGCTGTTGTTGCAAGCGGCGGGTAAGGGCAGTACGTAGCCGCATGTCCAGTTCATCCAGTCGTTGGACTTTTTGTTGTAAGCGATTGGTAGGGCGCTGGTTCTCCAGCCGCTGTTGCAGACGGCGCAGTTGTTCGCCCACCAGTTGCAGCCTGCGCGCCTGGCTGCGTTGCAGTTGCAGGTACAGCCGCCGCAAATGGGTTTGGAGGGCAAGCATGTCGGGGCTGACCAGTTCGGCAGCGGCGGAGGGGGTAGGCGCGCGCACGTCGGCGACGAAATCGGCAATGGTGAAGTCAATTTCATGCCCCACGCCGCTGATGATAGGTGTTGTGCAAGCATAAACCGCCTGGGCGACGGATTCCTCGTTGAACGGCCACAGGTCTTCGATGGGGCCGCCACCGCGTGCCAGGATCAACACATCACAACGCTTATCATCGTCAGCCTGACGGACGGCCTTGACGATTTGCTCCTTCGCGCCATCACCTTGCACCAGCACCGGGTAGATGAGGACGGGAATCTGCGGGCAACGGCGTTTCAGCACATTGAGGATGTCACGAATGGCAGCCCCGGTGGGAGAGGTGATCACGCCAATGCAGCGCGGAAACGGGGGCAGGGGGAGCTTGTGTTCCGTAGCAAATAGGCCTTGCGCCTGTAACTTGCGCTTGAGTTCCTCAAACTGGCGTTGCAATGCGCCTTCGCCCACGTCTTCCATGTGTTCGATGATGAACTGGTATTCGCCACGCGGTTCATACAGCCCGA
The sequence above is drawn from the Thiothrix nivea DSM 5205 genome and encodes:
- the pnp gene encoding polyribonucleotide nucleotidyltransferase: MAKITKTFQYGNNTVTIETGEIAKQASAAVIVNMDDTCVLVTVVGQKNAVEGRDFFPMTVDYQEKFYAAGRIPGGFFKRETRATEEETLVARLIDRPLRPLFPDGFTNEVQVIAMVVSMNPEVPADIPAMIGASAAMALSGMPFQGPIGAARVGYRNGEYLLNPSKADLATSGLDLVIAGTDAAVLMVESEAKELSEDVMLGSVIFGHDQMQVVINAINELTKEAGTVAWDWSAPEANTALQAAVAGECEAPLTEAFQIADKQQRYGRIDEVLVAAVEKLTAKEGEEGFSADDIKGEFKNVEKKIVRGSILDGKPRIDGRALDMVRPITVRLGVLPRAHGSALFTRGETQALVVTTLGTERDAQVIDAITGEYKDNFLFNYNFPPYSVGEVGRFGAPKRREIGHGRLAKRGVKAMVPNTDDFPYTIRCVSEITESNGSSSMASVCGSSLAMMDAGVPLKAPVAGIAMGLIKEGDRFAVLSDILGDEDHLGDMDFKVAGSSEGITALQMDIKINGITKEIMQQALTQAKAGRLHILGEMAKGIEAPRDEISQYAPRYVTMKINPEKIREVIGKGGETIRGITEKTGCSIDINDEGFIKIAAVDAKAAYEARAIIESITAEVELNKVYEGKVARIMDFGAFVTILPGKDGLLHISQISNERVENVTDHLNVGDTVRVKVIEIDRQGRLRLSAKAIAEGE
- the rpsO gene encoding 30S ribosomal protein S15; the encoded protein is MSLSAEEKAGVVAQYRQSDTDTGSPEVQVALLTARIKHLADHFANHKHDHHSRRGMLAMVNQRRKLLDYLKRKDLGRYQALISSLGLRR
- the plsY gene encoding glycerol-3-phosphate 1-O-acyltransferase PlsY, producing the protein MPYLLIVLAYLLGSISTAIITCKLMGLPDPRTIGSNNPGATNVLRHGGKKAAAITLVGDLLKGLIPVLVGRLFDLNYNWLILIGIAAFLGHLYPLYYRFKGGKGVATAIGVFLGVNVYAGLAFVATWLLMAKGFKISSLAALIATALSPLYFWFITQHIWPTLGVLFMAVLIFWRHQSNIRNLLSGKEDRIQSKEGADPSQ
- a CDS encoding alpha/beta fold hydrolase, encoding MQHLYSHTVGKGRPLVLLHGWGMNSRVWGPVLSELEKLARVTCIDLPGHGNNSHLPLGLLETAIDQLAGHIPQDAIMMGWSLGGLIAQGLAHALPDKVAGLAMIASTPKFVAEGGWQHGVSPELLATFGNNLQVDYMGTVRRFFALQFLNTKTDSRMVNVLRETIMEQPASISALEDGLNILRTADFSQMPVKQPSLWMLGKLDKLIPVSLADALPGMGYGHIALINSAAHVPFVTHPAIFMGHVGAFLKTF
- the xseA gene encoding exodeoxyribonuclease VII large subunit; amino-acid sequence: MQTERTILSVSQLNNEVGQLLAQGFPTLWVEGEISNFVRAASGHLYFSLKDAGAQVRCAMFRNRAISLKLQPRNGLKVMVRGKVGLYEPRGEYQFIIEHMEDVGEGALQRQFEELKRKLQAQGLFATEHKLPLPPFPRCIGVITSPTGAAIRDILNVLKRRCPQIPVLIYPVLVQGDGAKEQIVKAVRQADDDKRCDVLILARGGGPIEDLWPFNEESVAQAVYACTTPIISGVGHEIDFTIADFVADVRAPTPSAAAELVSPDMLALQTHLRRLYLQLQRSQARRLQLVGEQLRRLQQRLENQRPTNRLQQKVQRLDELDMRLRTALTRRLQQQQERFANLQTRLRNQSPARQIRQQQEQLARNRQTLAVHIQQQLEKARRRLQMQAGQLHALSPLGTLERGYSIVHHAQTGQVLRNTTPLRLGETVSTTLHDGSFESIVTSIK